The genomic segment AGCCGTGCGGCAACTGTGACGTGTGCCTCGCCCCCCCGCGCGTGCGCGACGCCACGCGGGAAGCGCAGATGGCGCTCTCGGCGGCGATCCGCACCGGCAACCGCTTCGGGGCTGCCCACCTCACCGACGTGCTGCTGGGCCGCGACACCGAGAAAGTGCGGGCGATGGCGCACCATACGCTGCCCACCTTCGGCGTGGGGCGGGCGCACGACGAGAAGACGTGGCGGGGGCTGCTGCGTCAGCTCGTCAGCCTGGGTTACCTCGCGGCGGGCGACCACCACGGACTGAGCGCGACGGCGAAAGCGCGGCCCCTCCTGCGCGGCGAGGAGACGCTGCACCTGCGCGAGGACACCCTGGCGCCCCGCCCGGCCCGTGACCGCTCCGCCCGGCCCGGCCGCGCCCCGGTGGACGCGCAGGACCGCCCGCTCTTTGAAGCGTTGCGGGCCTGGCGGCTCCAGAAGGCCCGCGAGCAGGGCGTGCCCCCCTACGTGATCTTCACCGACGCGACCCTGAAGACCATCGCCGAACTGCGCCCCGGCAGCCTGCACACCCTGGGGACGGTGAGCGGCGTGGGTCAGCGCAAGCTCGCGGAGTACGGGGAGGAGGTGCTGGGGGTGGTGCGGGGGCAGTCGAGCAGCCAGCGGCCAGCTTCCAGCCGCCAGCCCACGGAAGCCGAGCGGGGGGCGGCCGGGAATGCGGCGGTGCTGGGCTTGCTGCGCGGCAGTCCTCCGTCATCGGCTCCCAGCGCTCCGCCCGTCCGCCCCCGCCCGGAAGCCCCGGCCTCCTCACGCCCCGACGCGCTGTTTCCGCACGCCACGGGCGACACGCCACACGCCCCCCATAACCCCGAGGTCGCCGAGGCCCTGCGCGAACTGCGCCGCGAACTTGCCCGCGAGACGGGGCACAGCGCCTTCGTGATCTTCCCGAATGCCACCTTGGACGCCCTCGCGGCCCGGCAACCGCGCACGCTGGCCGAGTTGGAAGGGGTGCCGGGGCTGGGGCCGAAGCGGATAGAGGCTTACGGGGAGCGGATCGTGGACGCGGTGCTGACGGCGCTGGACGGGTAGCGCGGGTTTCTCAGTCCGCCGCCCCCGCCTGCATGGGCCGCACCGCCCGCAGCCGCAGGCTCAGCAGCAGCCCGCCCGCCACCAGCACGAGCGCCAGCACGTAGGCCCGCCGCAGGCCCTCGGCGAGTTCGGGGCCGCCCGACAGGATCGCGGCGGGACCGATCAGGAGGGCCATCAGCGCCACCCCCAGCGCCCCGCCCATCTGCCGGGCGAACAACACGCCGCTCGTCACCGCGCCGAGTTCCTCGCGCTCCGCCCGCTCCTGCGCCGAGAGCAGCAGGCTCAGCATGGCGAAGCCCATCCCCATGCCCACCACGAACCCCAGCACCGAGGTGACCCACAGCGGCGCGTGCACCGCAAAGGTGAGCGCCGCGAACGTCCCCGTCAGCACCAGGAAACCCACCTGCGAGAGCCGCGCGAGGGGCACGCGGTTGAGCAGCCGCGCCGCGAGGATGCTCGTCAGCGTCCAGCCCACCAGCATGGGCGTGAGGATGGCCCCGGCGCCCGTGGCACTCCCGCCGCCCACCCCCTGCGCGTACAGCGGGAGGTAGGCGATCACCCCGAAGTAAGCCGCCCCTCCCAGGAAATTGCCCGCGAAGGCGATGGCGGTCGTGCGCTGCCGCAGCGCCCCCATGGGCAGCAGGGGCTGGGGGTGCCGCCGTTCCACCATCACGGCGGCCAGCAGGATCAAGAGTCCCGCCCCCACCATCGCCCACAGCCGCGACTCCAGGCCCCACACCGTCAGGCCGCTGCCCAGGGTGAAGAGCGCCGCGCCCGCCCAGTCCAGCCGCGCCGGGTGCGGGGTGCCCGTCTCGCGCAGGTGGCGCAGGGCGATCAGCAGCGCCGCCACCCCGAATGGCAGCGAGGCATAGAAGGTCCAGCGCCACGAGAGCGTGTCCGTCAGCCAGCCGCCCAGCAACGGCCCCAGCAGCCCCGAGAGGCCCCACACTCCGCTGATAAAGGCCTGCACCCGCCCGCGTTCGGTCAGCGAGTACGTCTCCCCGATGATGGTCAGGGTCAGCGGCAGCACCGCCCCCGCTCCCAATCCCTGCAAGGCCCGTGCCCCCACCAGCCAACCCATGCTCTGCGCGAGGCCACACAGGGCGCTGCCCAAGAGGAACAGCACCACGCCCACGAGGTACAGCCGCCGCCGCCCCACCACGTCCGAGGCGCGGCCCCACAGTGGGCTGGAGACCGTGCTCGTGAGCAGGTAGACCGCGAAGGGCAGTGCGTAGAGCCGCTGGCCTCCCAGGTCCGCGATCACGCTGGGCATGGCGGTCGCCACCACGCTGGACTCCAGCGCCGCCAGAAAAACGCCCAGAATCAGGCCGGAGGTCGCCAGTTGCCGGACTCGCCGGGCCTGCGGGGAGAGGGGAGCCGCTTCGGTCATGGGGAGCAGGCTACTCCCCTCTCCAGCCTGGAACCCCAGGTCAATAACCCATGAAGAGAGACCCAGACCCAAGGAAAACCGCCCCCCGACTCGGGAGGGCGGCAGAGTGAGGAAGGGTTAGCGGCGGTCGGTGGGCAGGGCCGTGATCGCGGGGTGGGTCGCGGCGCCGCGGGCACCCAGCCACGAGAGCAGCAGGGTCAGCCCGGCGGCCAGCAGCCAGCCCAGGCCGGTGTTGCGGGCGGTGGTGCGGGCGGCCTGCTCAGCGCTCTCGGCGAGCTGCTGGCCCTGGCGCTCCAGTCGGTTGAGTTCGTTGGTGATCACCGTGCGGACTTCCTGAGCCTGGGCATTCGTCAGGCCCTGGCGCTCCAGCCGGGTCTCGAAGGACTCCCCGGTCAGGGCGTTGCGAATGGCGTTCAGGCGGGCGGGCACGAAGTCGGTGATGGTGCCCAGGTCCTGCTGGCCCAGGTCATAGGCCGAGCGGCGAAAGACGTTGGTCACCACGTTGGCGGCGGCGTCCACCTGCTCCTCGCTCAGGCTGGGGCTCTGCTCGGCGATCAGGTCAACCACGTCCTGCTGGTCGACCCCGCTGATGAAGTTCTGCAGGGCATTCTGAACCCCGCCGTCCTGGGCGGCATTGCCCGCCGCGCTGGTCGCCGTGCCCACCACGCTGCTCACGGCACTGGTCGCCAGACCCAGCAGGCTGCGGGCGGCCCCGAACAGGGTGTAGGTCAGCAGCAGCACCAGCAGGCCGCCCGTGATCAGCCCGGTCAACGAGGCGTCTTCCGGGGTCATCGCGGCGATGCCGTCGTCGTTGCGGGTCGAGGGCGCACTCGCCCGCACCGCCGTCCGCCCGGCCGCCCAGGCCCCGACCAGCGCGGCGATGGCCGTCCAGATCGCGGCCTGGATGCCGGTGCCGGTCAGCGTGATACCGGTCAGGGCGGTGATCACGAGGCCCAGGGCCAGCACGGTCAGGGTGCTCACCAAGCCCAGCACGACGCCCGCGAGGACGCCGCGCCAGCTCAGGCGACGGGAGAGCCGATCGGTGTTCAGGGTCATAGAACCTCCTGGGTGCGGGCCAGGGAAGGGGAGTGTCCAGAGGACGGCCCCGCCCGCATTCAGCTTTCACCCTAAGCGCCGATCCCTCTCCGGTGCGCCCCCGCTCGCTTAATGTCGTCCTCACACCAATCGGGGCGGGTGAGCACAGTTCGCTTCCGCCCTGGTCACTTGAGCGGCCCTTTACCTGTTCCGCCCTCCCCGCAGCGGGCGCGTTACGTTGCGGATATGACGCAGCGGACAGCATTGGGGGAGGGCAAGAGCGCCTTCGTGACCGGAGCCAGCAAGGGCATCGGGCTGGAGGTGGCGCGGGCACTCACGGGAGCCGGGTACGCGGTCACGATCACCAGCCGCAAGCAAGGCGAAATCGAGGCGGCGGCCCGCGAGATCGGCGGGCAGGCGCTGGGCGTGGTCTGCGACGTGCGCGACCCGCAGGCCCTCCAGCGGGCGGTGGACGCCCACGTGGAAGCCTTCGGCGGCCTCGACGTGCTGTTCGTCAACGCGGGGCTGGGGCACTTCGCCAACGTCGACGACCTGACGGTCGAGCAGTGGCAGGAGGTGATCGACACCAACCTCAGCGGCGCCTTTTACACGGTCAAGGCGGGTTTGAGCGCCCTCAAGCGGCGGGGCGGGTACATCTTTACCCTGTCGAGCCTCGCGGGGAAAAACCCCTTCGCGGGCGGCGGCGCCTACAACGCGAGCAAGTTCGGCCTCAACGGGCTGTCTGAGGTGCTGACCCTCGACCTGCGGCAGCACGGCATCAAGGTGACCCAGATCATGCCCGGCAGCGTGGCGACCTATTTCAACGGCCACACCCCCAACGAGGCCGATGCCTGGAAGATTCAGCCCGAGGACATCGCGCAGCTCACCCTCGACCTGCTGGCAATGCCGGAGCGCACGTTGCCGAGCCGCATCGAGGTTCGCCCCAGCCGCCCACCGCAGAAGTAAAGGCCGACGCTCCTTCCTGCCCCTGGCCCCAGGCCGGGGGCATTGCCTTGTGCCCCGCCCCCGTTCCCCGATTTGCCCTAGAATGCCCCGCGTGTACACGAACCGCCGCGCACACCACGAGTACGAACTGCTGGAGCGCTTCGAGGCGGGCATCGCCCTGACGGGCAGCGAGGTCAAGAGCGTCCGGGCAGGCGGCGTGGATTTCCGGGACGCCTTCGCGCGTCTGACGGGTGGGAATATCGAGCTGGAGGGGTTGTACATTCCGACCTACACTGAAGCCACCTACAACAACCACGAACCCCGCCGCCCCCGCCGATTGCTGCTGCACCGCGAGGAGATCGGCAAGCTGAAGCGGGCGCTGGAGCAAAAGGGTCTGACCCTGGTGCCCACGCGGCTCTACCAGAAGGGCCGGGTCTTCAAGGTCGAGCTGGCCCTGGCCCGTGGCAAGAAGCTCCACGACAAGCGCCGCGCCGAAGCTGAGAAGACCCTGCGCCGGGAGCTGCGCGAACTGTGAGGGGGCCGCGCTTGAGCCGGGCGCTCGCCCGCCCGCTGCTGCTCTCGGCCGCCCTCCTGATGGCGGGGCTGGCGGGGGCGCAGATCGCCTTCTCGCGCCTCAACCTCGCCGGGCAGCAGGTTCAGAGCGTGAATCTCTACGGGGCCGAGTACGCCAGCCAGAGCGTGCTGGACCGGGTGGTCCGCATCAGCCGCGAGGGCCAGGTCATCCGGGTGGAGGGGTACGGGCACGTCCTGCTGTTCCCCCTCGACGAGGACCCGCAGCGGGCCGCCACCGACTTCAACACCGTGCAGCTCGACACCGAGCGTGTGAAGGCCCGCACCGCGACCCTGCTCAACGGCAATCTCTACCTGCCGCTGGACACGCTGGCGCGGGGCCTGGGGGCGCAGTACCGCGCCGGGAACTTCCGGGTGATTCCTGCCCGGCTCCAGGGGGTGAGCAGCCGCGCGGGGGCGAGCAGCGACCGCCTCGTGCTGGACCTCACCCGCGACGTGAGCTTCAGCGACGAGCTGCGCGGCACCACCGTCACCGTGACGCTGGAGGACGTGCAGGGCGAGGCGCGGCGCTACACCACACGCGGGGCCTTCGTGCCGCGTGCTCAGGTGGCCCGCGACGGGGAGGACCTGAGGCTCAGCTTCACCCTGCCGCCCGGCAGCGGCTACCGGGTCTACCGGGTGGTGCGGCCCGGCGGGTCCCGGCTCGTCGTGGACGCGGGGCCGGGCATTCCCTACACCAGCCCGGCCCTGCTGGAGCGCATCTCGCGCCCGCTGATCGTGCTGGACCCCGCCCGCGTCGAGGGGTTGGGGCGCGACGTGACGCTGGACGTGGCTCGCCGCGCTGCCGAACTGCTGAGTCAGGCGGGGTGGCAGGTGCGCCTGACCCGCGACGGGCAGAGTGCCCTGGGCCTGAACCAGAAGCTCGCGCTGGCCCGCCGCAGCGACGTGTACCTCGCGCTCAACCTGGGGCGCTTTCCCGGCACCGACCGGGGCGGCGTGACCGTGTACGAACCCACCGGCCGCTCAACCGCGCAGATCGTGGAGGCGGTGCGTTCGGGCGGCAAGGCTCCCTACATCGACCTTGCCATCGGGGGGTCGGGGGGGACCAAGCGCCTCAGCGAGCTGCTGCGGGGCGAACTGAAGGGGGGCGGCGTGACCGCGCAGGCCGAGACGGTCAGCCGCACGCTCACGCTGGGTGAGGCGCCGCAGGCCGCGCTGCTGCTGGAACTCGGCTGGGTGGGCAACGAGGAGGATCGCGCCGACCTCGCCTCCGCCGGGCGACTGCGGGCGATGTCGGTCGCGGTGGCCCGCTCGGTGGCGACCTACCTCACCGCCCGCGCCGCGAACGCCGGGCGCACGGTGTCGGCCACGCCCGCTGCCGACACCCAGGCCAGCGGCACGGCAGGAGCAGGCCAATGAAGCGCCTCTTTTCCCTCTTCAACGTGGTAAGCCTGGCCCTGCTGGGAGCGGCGGCCTATGCCTATACGGAAGTGCAGCGGCCCCCGGCGACGCCCGAAGCGCCCAAGCTCCAGCTTCAGGAGCGGCAGTCCAAGCCGGTCAAGGTCTACTTCAGCGACGCGCAGGTCCAGACCATGAAGCCCGAGACCCGCACCGTGCAGGTCACCCAGGACACGCCCGCCGCCACCGCGCAGGCGGCGCTGCGGGCCTGGGCGAACGGGCCGCAGACGCAGGGGTCGCTCCCGGTCGTGCCCAAGGGCAGTCCCGCGCCGAACGTGTGGCTGCGCGGCACGCACGTCTACGTGGACCTGCCGGAGAGCTACCAGCGGCTGCGCTACGGCACCAGCGGCGAGCGGATGCTGCTGTGCACGCTGACCCGCACCCTGCTGGAGGTGCGTGGGCAGGACGTGACCTTCCTGGTCGGGGGCAAGAACGTCGAAACCCTGTGGCACCTCGACCTGCGCGAGCCGTACCGCGCCCAGGACTGCACCGACCAGTGACCCGGCCCGCCTAAGTCATGCTCCGCAGCATCACCCTCCACGGCTTCAAGAGCTTCGCCGACCGCACCCGGCTGGAGTTCGGCCCCGGCGTCAGCGCCGTCATCGGGCCGAACGGCAGCGGCAAGAGCAACGTGGTGGAGGCGATTCGCTGGGCGACCCACGGGGCGCGGGCGCGTGAACTTCGGGCCGGACGCGGCACCGAGCTGATCTTCCACGGGAGCGGCGGCAAGGCTCCCCTGGGGCTGGCCGAGGTCGAACTCGAGCTCCAGACGCCGGAGGGCCGGGTCAACCTCAGCCGCCGGGTCTACCGCGACGGCACCGCCGAACAGGACCTGGGGGGCCGCCCTGCCCGCGCCCGCGACGTGCAGTCGGCCCTGCGCGGCACCGGGCTGGGGCCGGGGGGCCTCGCCGTCATCGGGCAGGGCGAGGTCAGCGGGGTCGTGCAGGCCGAGGGCCGCACCCTGCTGGGCTACGTGCAGGAGGCCGCTGGGCTCTCCCGCGCGGTGAGTGCGAGGCTGGAGGCGGCGGCCCGGCTGCGCGAGGCCGGGGAACACCTGGACCGCCTGCGGCTGGTGCAGGGCGAGCGGGCGGCGGCGGTCGAGCGGCTCGCGCAGGCCGCCCAGGATGCCCAGACCCACCGGCAGCTCAGCGCCCGCGTCCTGACCCTGGAGGACGCCCTGCGCCGCGAGCGCCAACTCGCCCTGGGACGCGAGATTGCAGCGGCTCGGCAGGAGGCGGAGTCACTGGAAACGCGCTCCGCTGCCCTCGCCGGGGAGGTCGCTCGGGGGGCTGAGCGGGTGGAAGCCGCCCGCGACGCCGCCCACGCCGCCCGCGCCCGCGCGGAGGCGTTCGCCGGGGCGCTCGACGCGCTGCGGGCCGCCCGTGACGCGCACGCTCAGGCCGAACGCTACGCCGCTCATCTGGGCGCCGAGGCCGAGCGGCTAGAGGCAGAGTTCGCC from the Deinococcus sp. NW-56 genome contains:
- a CDS encoding MFS transporter, yielding MTEAAPLSPQARRVRQLATSGLILGVFLAALESSVVATAMPSVIADLGGQRLYALPFAVYLLTSTVSSPLWGRASDVVGRRRLYLVGVVLFLLGSALCGLAQSMGWLVGARALQGLGAGAVLPLTLTIIGETYSLTERGRVQAFISGVWGLSGLLGPLLGGWLTDTLSWRWTFYASLPFGVAALLIALRHLRETGTPHPARLDWAGAALFTLGSGLTVWGLESRLWAMVGAGLLILLAAVMVERRHPQPLLPMGALRQRTTAIAFAGNFLGGAAYFGVIAYLPLYAQGVGGGSATGAGAILTPMLVGWTLTSILAARLLNRVPLARLSQVGFLVLTGTFAALTFAVHAPLWVTSVLGFVVGMGMGFAMLSLLLSAQERAEREELGAVTSGVLFARQMGGALGVALMALLIGPAAILSGGPELAEGLRRAYVLALVLVAGGLLLSLRLRAVRPMQAGAAD
- a CDS encoding SDR family oxidoreductase, with product MTQRTALGEGKSAFVTGASKGIGLEVARALTGAGYAVTITSRKQGEIEAAAREIGGQALGVVCDVRDPQALQRAVDAHVEAFGGLDVLFVNAGLGHFANVDDLTVEQWQEVIDTNLSGAFYTVKAGLSALKRRGGYIFTLSSLAGKNPFAGGGAYNASKFGLNGLSEVLTLDLRQHGIKVTQIMPGSVATYFNGHTPNEADAWKIQPEDIAQLTLDLLAMPERTLPSRIEVRPSRPPQK
- the smpB gene encoding SsrA-binding protein SmpB; protein product: MPRVYTNRRAHHEYELLERFEAGIALTGSEVKSVRAGGVDFRDAFARLTGGNIELEGLYIPTYTEATYNNHEPRRPRRLLLHREEIGKLKRALEQKGLTLVPTRLYQKGRVFKVELALARGKKLHDKRRAEAEKTLRRELREL
- a CDS encoding N-acetylmuramoyl-L-alanine amidase — encoded protein: MAGLAGAQIAFSRLNLAGQQVQSVNLYGAEYASQSVLDRVVRISREGQVIRVEGYGHVLLFPLDEDPQRAATDFNTVQLDTERVKARTATLLNGNLYLPLDTLARGLGAQYRAGNFRVIPARLQGVSSRAGASSDRLVLDLTRDVSFSDELRGTTVTVTLEDVQGEARRYTTRGAFVPRAQVARDGEDLRLSFTLPPGSGYRVYRVVRPGGSRLVVDAGPGIPYTSPALLERISRPLIVLDPARVEGLGRDVTLDVARRAAELLSQAGWQVRLTRDGQSALGLNQKLALARRSDVYLALNLGRFPGTDRGGVTVYEPTGRSTAQIVEAVRSGGKAPYIDLAIGGSGGTKRLSELLRGELKGGGVTAQAETVSRTLTLGEAPQAALLLELGWVGNEEDRADLASAGRLRAMSVAVARSVATYLTARAANAGRTVSATPAADTQASGTAGAGQ
- a CDS encoding GerMN domain-containing protein → MKRLFSLFNVVSLALLGAAAYAYTEVQRPPATPEAPKLQLQERQSKPVKVYFSDAQVQTMKPETRTVQVTQDTPAATAQAALRAWANGPQTQGSLPVVPKGSPAPNVWLRGTHVYVDLPESYQRLRYGTSGERMLLCTLTRTLLEVRGQDVTFLVGGKNVETLWHLDLREPYRAQDCTDQ